One Malus sylvestris chromosome 14, drMalSylv7.2, whole genome shotgun sequence DNA segment encodes these proteins:
- the LOC126600945 gene encoding E3 ubiquitin-protein ligase RGLG2-like, whose product MGGKSSKRSTSRHPSFGTASRSWSHQSYQEAPYAQPPLIPSYAPPSQDYRPQQYYAPPPQSHGSAWPTGSNTGSGTKFGRINDDYNSLDQVTDALARAGLESSNLIVGIDFTKSNEWTGARSFHRKSLHHIGEEQNPYEQGIAIIGKTLSSFDEDNLIPCFGFGDASTHDQEVFSFYPDEGSYCNGFEEVLRRYRELVPQLRLAGPTSFAPIIEMGITIVEQSGGQYHVLVIIADGQVTRSVDTGRGQLSPQERKTVEAIVKASEYPLSIILVGVGDGPWDMMKEFDDNIPARTFDNFQFVNFTEIMAKNMDRSRKEAEFALAALMEIPSQYKATLELNILGATRGKAIDRVPLPPPHYGSSSFSSPKTSRSSSFRPSAPSRQRDEFVSTAHPAGSTSDNNVCPICLTDPKNMAFGCGHQTCCDCGQDLDLCPICRTSIITRIKLY is encoded by the exons ATGGGTGGGAAGAGTTCAAAACGTTCAACTTCGAGACATCCTTCTTTTGGGACCGCATCACGTTCTTGGAGTCATCAGAGTTATCAAGAGGCACCATATGCACAGCCACCATTGATACCATCATATGCACCGCCAAGCCAAGACTACCGGCCACAGCAGTATTATGCACCTCCACCTCAAAGCCATGGCAGTGCTTGGCCAACAGGGTCAAATACGGGGTCGGGTACAAAGTTTGGGAGAATAAATGATGATTACAATAGCCTGGACCAG GTCACAGATGCATTGGCGCGTGCTGGTCTTGAGTCATCCAATCTTATTGTTGGCATTGATTTCACAAAAAGCAACGAGTGGACAG GTGCAAGGTCATTTCATCGGAAAAGCTTGCATCACATTGGAGAAGAGCAAAATCCCTATGAACAGGGAATAGCAATTATAGGGAAAACATTGTCTTCCTTTGATGAAGATAACTTGATTCCCTGTTTCGGATTTGGAGATG CATCTACCCATGACCAAGAAGTTTTCAGTTTCTACCCGGATGAGGGATCTTATTGCAATGGTTTTGAAGAAGTATTGAGACGATATAGAGAATTAGTCCCTCAGCTACGACTTGCCG GGCCCACATCCTTTGCCCCTATTATTGAAATGGGCATCACTATTGTTGAGCAAAGTGGCGGTCAGTACCATGTGTTGGTGATAATAGCTGATGGGCAG GTGACCAGAAGTGTTGATACCGGGCGTGGCCAGTTAAGCCCGCAGGAAAGGAAAACTGTTGAAGCAATTGTTAAAGCGAG CGAGTATCCCTTATCAATTATACTAGTTGGAGTTGGAGATGGACCATGGGATATGATGAAAGAATTTGATGACAACATCCCTGCTCGGACCTTCGATAACTTTCAG TTTGTGAATTTTACGGAAATTATGGCAAAGAATATGGACCGTTCAAGAAAAGAAGCAGAATTTGCTCTTGCAGCACTGATGGAAATACCTTCCCAGTATAAAGCAACACTAGAACTTAATATATTAGG CGCCACAAGAGGGAAGGCTATAGATAGGGTACCTCTGCCCCCACCTCATTATGGTTCGTCTTCTTTTAGCTCCCCAAAAACTTCACGATCAAGTAGTTTTCGTCCAAGTGCACCTTCTAGGCAACGTGATGAGTTTGTTAGCACAGCACATCCTGCCGGTTCAACTTCTGACAATAAT GTCTGTCCCATTTGCCTAACCGATCCAAAGAATATGGCATTTGGTTGTGGACATCAG ACATGCTGTGACTGTGGACAAGATCTTGACTTATGTCCCATATGCAGAACCAGCATAATCACCCGAATAAAGCTCTATTAG